From Mucilaginibacter rubeus, a single genomic window includes:
- a CDS encoding Crp/Fnr family transcriptional regulator encodes MFDVFEKYLRQWVSISDEELELIRAASMERKLRKWQSILHEGEVWKITCFITTGCFRLYRFSADGTDHTLRFGVENWWISDQESYNHEKPSEYNIEALTASTVIIWTKEKWEELRETIPAVKLFNEKLLARGYETSQQRIFSLISNSAEEKYLEFQKTYPKVFNSVPLHMVASYLGISRETLSRIRKDFTRRD; translated from the coding sequence ATGTTTGATGTCTTCGAAAAGTACTTACGCCAATGGGTTTCTATTTCTGACGAAGAGCTGGAGTTGATCCGTGCTGCAAGTATGGAAAGAAAGTTACGTAAATGGCAATCTATCCTGCACGAAGGCGAAGTTTGGAAAATCACATGCTTTATTACTACCGGTTGTTTTCGCCTGTATAGGTTTAGTGCCGATGGAACAGACCATACGCTTAGATTCGGAGTAGAGAATTGGTGGATTAGCGACCAGGAGAGCTACAATCATGAAAAACCTTCTGAATACAACATTGAAGCATTAACTGCCAGTACTGTTATCATCTGGACTAAAGAGAAATGGGAAGAGCTAAGAGAAACCATTCCCGCGGTAAAATTATTTAATGAGAAGCTTTTAGCACGTGGTTACGAAACCAGTCAGCAGCGCATATTTTCATTGATCAGCAATTCGGCAGAAGAAAAATATCTCGAGTTCCAAAAAACATATCCCAAAGTGTTTAACAGCGTTCCCCTGCATATGGTTGCCTCTTACCTGGGAATCTCGCGCGAAACCTTGAGCCGCATTCGAAAAGACTTTACACGCCGCGATTAA
- a CDS encoding methyltransferase: MEQQPNQPSPENIMKIGTGFWASKILLTAVSFQLFTTLAQKKSMTAKNVKDLLGLKCTDRNVYDFMDALTAFGFLKREGILDAATYSNTIDTDTFLDKNKPSYIGGILEMANNRLYTFWGSLGEGLLTGLPQNEAKRSEDFFGLIYQDPEKLKEFTGAMSGIQMGNFMAFAQKFDFSQYKTLIDVGGSAGLLSIMVAKHNEHMHCTTFDLPPVEPVASASIQKFGLEDRVNTASGDFFSMPIPSADVVVMGNILHDWDEENKIALMRKAYDALPAGGAFVAIENVIDNERKQNVFGLMMSLNMLIETGTGFDYTFADFNKWANIAGFKSTTLLPLTGPSSAAIAYK, translated from the coding sequence ATGGAACAGCAACCTAACCAACCATCACCAGAAAATATTATGAAAATCGGCACCGGCTTTTGGGCCTCAAAAATCTTGTTAACTGCCGTTAGCTTTCAATTATTTACTACTCTTGCCCAAAAGAAATCCATGACGGCCAAAAACGTTAAAGACCTTTTAGGGCTTAAATGTACCGACAGAAATGTTTATGATTTTATGGATGCCCTAACCGCGTTTGGTTTTTTAAAGCGCGAAGGTATTTTGGATGCTGCCACTTACTCGAACACTATAGATACGGATACATTTTTGGATAAAAACAAGCCATCTTATATCGGAGGCATTCTTGAAATGGCTAATAATCGCCTATATACATTTTGGGGAAGCCTGGGTGAAGGGCTCCTTACCGGATTGCCGCAAAACGAGGCGAAAAGGAGTGAAGACTTTTTTGGTTTGATATACCAGGATCCCGAAAAACTAAAAGAATTTACGGGCGCTATGAGCGGCATCCAGATGGGCAACTTTATGGCATTTGCTCAAAAGTTTGATTTCTCCCAATATAAAACACTGATTGATGTGGGCGGTTCGGCCGGGTTGCTTTCAATTATGGTTGCCAAGCATAATGAACACATGCACTGTACAACTTTCGATCTGCCGCCTGTTGAACCCGTGGCAAGTGCTTCTATACAGAAATTTGGGTTGGAAGACAGGGTAAATACCGCCAGTGGCGATTTCTTTAGCATGCCAATACCCAGCGCCGATGTGGTTGTAATGGGAAATATCCTGCATGACTGGGACGAAGAAAACAAAATAGCCTTAATGCGAAAAGCATATGACGCGCTCCCTGCCGGAGGTGCGTTTGTAGCCATCGAGAACGTTATAGATAACGAAAGGAAACAAAACGTTTTTGGGTTGATGATGAGTTTGAACATGCTTATTGAAACCGGAACCGGGTTTGACTACACCTTTGCCGATTTTAATAAGTGGGCGAATATTGCCGGGTTTAAATCAACAACACTACTACCCTTAACCGGACCATCAAGCGCGGCTATCGCTTATAAATAA
- a CDS encoding toll/interleukin-1 receptor domain-containing protein, whose translation MENFAEEPVYQNIDQETIDFIVDSLIGGKCILFLGPELLINDSEEKHYKVYFKEIAKKYPKFIYKYFSRDNVFAFQKSNSHVGNILFETKIRNEIKQFYETGGDDVILNLISQLPFPLIINVAPDNAINKIFTKNNFSVRPGYYPDPSFSGVEKPTTARPVIYNIFGSIEEPQSIILTHEELFKTIKNLMQEDTIPENIVNTIKQARCFIFLGMRFETWYYQLLLSIFDIEISESIKLGAPKDIDDETVSIMDKYFRINFTKSNSLEFISKIYKALQAYPEHLRTSTIKTSTSAYLSYAWEDAQDPGREYWVDRIDRRFRNAGVKFSRDKSVLTIQDSIQAFMNRIGQGRVISIVVSEKYLFSEYCMYEAWSIFKNDNFLDRAFILILPDVDFTNKEKYIEYWQSKTNTIRNKLENDFHNDYLAFDQFMTASKNNFYILLFINQFLNILTDRIWPRILNNIEEHQLANEEIFKGYIDTVLEKLTEE comes from the coding sequence ATGGAAAATTTTGCAGAAGAGCCTGTTTATCAGAATATTGATCAGGAAACGATTGATTTCATTGTAGACTCCCTAATAGGAGGTAAATGTATCCTGTTTCTGGGGCCCGAATTGTTGATTAATGATTCTGAGGAAAAGCACTATAAGGTCTATTTTAAAGAGATAGCAAAAAAATATCCGAAATTTATTTATAAATATTTTTCAAGGGATAATGTATTTGCATTCCAAAAGTCAAATAGTCATGTTGGGAATATCCTGTTTGAAACCAAGATTAGAAATGAGATAAAACAGTTTTACGAAACAGGTGGAGACGATGTAATCTTGAATCTGATTTCGCAACTTCCATTTCCGCTAATTATTAATGTAGCGCCCGATAATGCCATCAATAAGATTTTTACCAAGAATAATTTCTCCGTTCGCCCAGGTTACTATCCAGACCCTTCCTTTTCCGGCGTAGAAAAGCCAACAACTGCGCGCCCCGTCATTTACAACATATTTGGCAGCATTGAAGAGCCGCAATCTATCATACTCACTCATGAGGAGCTTTTTAAGACAATTAAAAATCTAATGCAGGAGGATACCATTCCCGAAAATATAGTGAATACAATAAAGCAGGCCAGATGCTTTATCTTTTTAGGAATGCGTTTTGAAACCTGGTATTATCAATTGTTGCTAAGTATTTTTGACATAGAAATATCAGAGTCTATAAAACTTGGAGCCCCGAAAGATATCGATGATGAGACTGTTAGTATAATGGATAAGTATTTCAGGATAAATTTTACAAAGTCTAACTCCCTTGAGTTTATTAGTAAAATATATAAAGCGCTGCAAGCTTATCCTGAGCATCTGCGGACCTCCACAATTAAAACTTCTACTTCGGCATATCTTTCTTACGCCTGGGAAGACGCTCAGGATCCTGGGCGTGAATATTGGGTAGATCGAATCGATAGGCGATTTAGAAACGCAGGAGTAAAGTTTTCACGAGATAAAAGTGTCCTGACTATACAAGACAGCATTCAGGCTTTTATGAACCGAATAGGGCAAGGCCGGGTAATTTCTATAGTAGTTAGCGAAAAATATTTATTTTCTGAATATTGTATGTATGAGGCCTGGAGCATTTTTAAAAATGACAACTTTTTGGACAGGGCCTTTATATTGATTTTGCCAGATGTGGATTTTACAAACAAAGAGAAGTACATTGAGTATTGGCAATCTAAAACAAATACCATTAGAAATAAACTTGAAAATGATTTTCATAATGACTATCTGGCTTTCGACCAGTTCATGACAGCCAGCAAGAATAATTTTTACATCCTATTGTTTATAAACCAATTCTTAAATATTCTGACAGATAGAATTTGGCCGCGTATATTAAATAATATAGAAGAACATCAGCTGGCTAATGAAGAAATATTTAAGGGTTATATAGATACTGTTTTAGAAAAATTGACAGAAGAGTAA
- a CDS encoding sensor histidine kinase, which yields MVIACFFFYQYYYSRYHGKKHNNIVFGLTGLLLFSVNYFANSGINGSTDLIWPAYLLMLFAISPYRHYLTWLVIYIAAFVILHMVEYQYPALVQYPFTAGKGQFIDRITAFPLPVIAIYFIISFIKRSYDKERVIVELKNNEILLQKGLLEQSNAEKNKLMSIISHDMRAPLINIQGYLELLNEHELDNTQRVVLEKDLLAATNNTMQMLTNLLYWTKSQMEYPTVNLQEVNLASVLKSTLDLEKMLAIKKGITLTYDINEKIIVIADTDMLQLVVRNLVNNAIKFTPKGGNITISAQALAHKVKLTVSDNGKGIAEAEQQHIFRVTSDPSFGTNNEKGVGLGLLLCKEFIERQGGSIGFGSTFGQGSSFFIFIPAKVE from the coding sequence TTGGTAATTGCCTGCTTCTTTTTCTATCAATATTACTATTCCCGGTATCACGGTAAAAAGCATAACAATATTGTATTTGGCTTAACTGGTCTGCTTCTTTTTTCTGTTAATTATTTTGCCAATTCGGGCATCAATGGCTCTACCGATTTAATATGGCCTGCTTATTTGTTGATGCTATTCGCCATTTCGCCTTACAGGCACTATTTAACCTGGTTAGTGATCTATATAGCGGCCTTCGTGATACTGCACATGGTGGAATACCAATATCCCGCTTTGGTTCAATATCCCTTTACTGCAGGCAAAGGCCAGTTTATCGACAGGATTACCGCATTTCCGTTACCTGTAATTGCCATTTATTTCATCATCAGCTTCATTAAGCGCAGTTATGATAAAGAAAGGGTTATTGTTGAATTAAAAAACAACGAGATCCTGCTACAAAAAGGCTTGCTGGAACAAAGTAACGCGGAGAAGAACAAACTGATGTCGATCATTTCGCATGATATGCGGGCACCACTTATTAATATACAGGGTTACCTGGAATTGCTTAACGAACACGAGCTTGACAATACTCAACGAGTGGTATTAGAAAAAGATTTGCTTGCCGCCACCAACAATACCATGCAAATGCTTACCAATCTGCTCTATTGGACAAAATCGCAAATGGAATACCCTACGGTAAACTTACAGGAGGTAAACCTTGCTTCGGTATTAAAGAGTACGCTTGACCTGGAAAAAATGCTGGCGATAAAAAAGGGTATAACTTTGACTTACGATATTAATGAAAAAATAATTGTAATTGCCGATACCGATATGCTGCAACTGGTGGTACGCAACCTCGTGAATAACGCCATCAAGTTCACCCCAAAAGGGGGCAACATCACTATAAGCGCTCAGGCATTAGCCCATAAAGTTAAATTGACTGTTAGCGATAATGGAAAAGGTATAGCCGAGGCTGAACAACAGCATATTTTCCGCGTAACATCAGATCCTTCATTTGGCACCAACAATGAGAAAGGTGTTGGCCTGGGTTTATTGTTGTGTAAAGAATTTATAGAACGCCAGGGCGGTAGTATTGGCTTTGGAAGCACATTTGGACAGGGCTCCAGCTTTTTTATTTTTATTCCGGCGAAGGTGGAATAA
- a CDS encoding toll/interleukin-1 receptor domain-containing protein, whose protein sequence is MKENIPLNILIIDAETDTVELLKNRLQLNKDVLKTYVSTSIKNAKIELNSKHINVVFIDPLSFDLDEASKFIFNVRGTLPEIVFVLFYNYFKAEQRSSEFYRGQRSRFTHYYKLNKQTPIENFQDEMVYIFQKIQSDLRWRMSDQNIKTLIQQSEDLINKNPNSESEIPKVLEELRDQLDQLRRQTTPKAETVTKKSIFISYRFTEIEYKKDLADHLIENGYSVVTGMESNQYISDAIIARIKQCEFFLCLMTKHQEKKDGTFTTSPWLLEEKGVALASNKKLVLLIEEGVTDYGGLQGDWQRIHFSSKGFMSAAKQALKQIKSFEGEN, encoded by the coding sequence ATGAAAGAAAACATCCCCTTAAACATTCTCATCATTGATGCAGAAACCGATACTGTTGAGTTGTTAAAAAATCGGTTGCAATTGAATAAGGATGTATTAAAAACTTACGTATCAACTTCAATTAAAAACGCAAAAATCGAATTAAATTCAAAGCATATAAATGTTGTTTTTATTGATCCATTGTCTTTTGATTTAGATGAGGCTTCAAAATTTATTTTTAATGTACGAGGGACGCTACCTGAAATTGTTTTCGTTTTATTTTATAATTACTTCAAAGCGGAACAAAGGTCCTCTGAATTTTATAGAGGACAAAGAAGCAGATTCACTCATTATTATAAACTGAATAAGCAAACGCCAATTGAAAACTTTCAAGATGAGATGGTTTATATATTTCAAAAAATACAAAGTGATTTGAGATGGAGAATGTCGGATCAAAACATTAAAACACTCATTCAGCAATCTGAAGATTTGATAAATAAAAACCCTAATTCAGAAAGCGAAATTCCTAAAGTTTTAGAAGAATTGAGAGATCAATTAGATCAGCTCCGAAGACAAACAACACCCAAAGCAGAAACTGTAACAAAAAAATCAATATTTATTTCATATAGATTTACTGAAATTGAATATAAGAAGGATTTGGCTGATCATTTGATAGAAAATGGATATTCTGTGGTAACAGGAATGGAATCGAATCAATATATCAGTGACGCGATAATTGCCAGAATAAAACAATGTGAATTCTTTTTATGCCTAATGACAAAACATCAAGAAAAAAAAGATGGTACATTTACTACCAGCCCCTGGCTTCTTGAAGAAAAAGGTGTTGCATTAGCCTCAAATAAAAAATTAGTACTTTTAATTGAAGAAGGCGTAACTGATTACGGTGGTTTACAAGGAGATTGGCAAAGAATTCATTTCTCATCAAAAGGATTTATGTCGGCCGCTAAGCAAGCATTAAAACAGATAAAATCTTTTGAAGGAGAGAATTAG
- a CDS encoding ABC-F family ATP-binding cassette domain-containing protein codes for MINVNNISVSFGGTTLFSDVTFSINENDKIALMGKNGAGKSTILKIIAGAAKPTTGNVTGPKDAVIAYLPQHLLTHDNVSVFEETMKAFDEANQMQKELDEVNEQLNIRTDYDSDDYMKLIEKVSELSEKVYSQEEVNYDAEVEKVLKGLGFERKDFTRQTSEFSGGWRMRIELAKILLKKPDLILLDEPTNHMDIESIQWLEDFLVNSARAVMVISHDRTFVDNITNRTIEVTMGRIYDYKAKYTHYLQLRAERRVHQLKAYEEQQRFIADNQEFIDRFRGTYSKTLQVQSRVKMLEKLEVIEIDEVDTSALRLKFPPSPRSGQYPVMVEDLTKTYGDHVVFKNAAMVIERGEKVAFVGKNGEGKSTMIKAIMGEIDFEGSLKVGHNAKIGYFAQNQASLLDENLTVFDTIDQIPLSDGTVKIKDLLGAFMFSGDDTTKKVKVLSGGEKTRLAMIKLLLEPVNVLILDEPTNHLDMKTKDIIKDALRDFDGTLILVSHDRDFLDGLVQKVFEFGNKRVREHFEDIKGFLAYKKMDSLKQIEQG; via the coding sequence GTGATTAATGTTAATAACATCTCCGTTTCATTTGGCGGAACCACCCTATTTAGCGACGTAACCTTCTCAATAAACGAGAATGATAAGATAGCCCTGATGGGTAAAAATGGCGCCGGCAAGTCTACCATCCTCAAGATTATTGCCGGTGCGGCTAAACCTACTACCGGCAACGTAACCGGCCCTAAGGATGCCGTAATTGCGTATTTGCCACAACATTTGCTTACTCACGATAACGTAAGCGTTTTTGAGGAAACGATGAAAGCTTTTGATGAGGCCAACCAGATGCAAAAGGAGCTGGACGAAGTAAATGAGCAACTCAACATTCGCACCGATTATGACAGTGACGACTACATGAAGCTGATTGAAAAGGTATCGGAACTGAGCGAGAAAGTTTATTCGCAGGAAGAAGTGAATTATGATGCAGAGGTAGAAAAGGTATTGAAAGGTTTAGGTTTTGAACGTAAAGACTTTACCCGCCAAACTTCCGAGTTTTCGGGCGGTTGGCGCATGCGCATTGAGCTAGCCAAAATTCTGTTAAAGAAACCGGATCTGATCTTGCTGGATGAGCCCACCAACCACATGGATATTGAGAGTATACAATGGCTGGAAGATTTCCTGGTTAACTCGGCCAGGGCAGTAATGGTTATCTCCCACGACCGTACTTTTGTTGATAATATCACCAATCGTACCATTGAGGTAACCATGGGCCGGATCTATGATTATAAGGCCAAATACACACATTATCTCCAATTGCGTGCCGAGCGTAGGGTACACCAATTGAAAGCCTACGAGGAGCAGCAACGTTTTATAGCCGATAACCAGGAGTTTATAGACCGCTTCAGGGGTACTTACTCAAAAACTTTGCAGGTACAATCGCGCGTGAAAATGCTTGAAAAACTTGAGGTCATCGAGATTGATGAAGTTGATACTTCGGCATTGCGATTGAAATTTCCGCCATCGCCACGTTCCGGCCAATACCCGGTAATGGTTGAAGACCTGACAAAAACCTACGGCGATCACGTGGTGTTCAAGAACGCGGCCATGGTGATTGAGCGCGGCGAAAAAGTGGCTTTTGTAGGTAAAAATGGTGAAGGTAAATCGACCATGATCAAAGCCATCATGGGCGAAATAGATTTTGAAGGTAGCCTAAAAGTTGGTCACAATGCCAAGATTGGGTACTTTGCCCAAAACCAGGCATCGTTGTTAGATGAGAATTTAACCGTATTTGATACCATCGACCAGATCCCATTGAGTGATGGCACAGTAAAGATCAAAGATCTTTTGGGCGCGTTTATGTTCAGCGGCGATGATACTACCAAAAAAGTAAAAGTACTTTCAGGAGGTGAGAAAACCCGTTTGGCCATGATCAAGCTGCTGTTGGAACCTGTAAACGTGCTGATCCTGGATGAGCCAACCAACCATTTGGACATGAAAACCAAAGATATCATCAAAGATGCCCTAAGAGATTTTGATGGAACGCTGATCCTGGTATCCCACGACCGTGATTTCCTTGACGGTCTGGTACAAAAAGTATTTGAGTTTGGCAATAAACGCGTCCGCGAACATTTTGAGGATATCAAAGGATTTTTAGCTTATAAAAAGATGGATAGCTTGAAGCAGATTGAGCAGGGGTAA
- a CDS encoding DNA cytosine methyltransferase, translating to MDQPFKFYEFFCGGGMARAGLGDNWECVFANDIDEKKAETYKANWGEGEIKIDDIANIKTENLSNLADLTWASFPCQDLSSAGAGAGLEGARSGTFWPFWNLIKKLRLENRVPKIVVLENVCGALTSHEGKDFSAICSAMQKENYLFGAVVVDAVDFLPQSRPRLFFIGVQKDLIDVSFLTRTEPDSKWHTKALINAQKKLEEAAKKSWIWWNIPYPTKRKSTLLDCIEENPESVKWHSPAETQRLISLMSRANLSKLQKVKEFGKPKIGTIYKRTRKDENGNKVQRAEVRFDNISGCLRTPSGGSSRQIMIFVDNESVQSRLISARETARLMGLPDDYRLPPKYNDAYHLTGDGVVVPVVSFLSRHVLEPILLNLKKSQKAA from the coding sequence ATGGATCAACCTTTCAAATTTTATGAGTTTTTTTGCGGCGGAGGGATGGCAAGGGCTGGCTTAGGAGATAACTGGGAATGCGTTTTTGCTAATGATATTGATGAAAAAAAAGCCGAAACTTATAAAGCTAATTGGGGCGAGGGTGAAATAAAAATTGACGATATAGCAAATATAAAAACAGAGAATCTAAGTAATCTGGCTGACCTGACATGGGCGTCTTTTCCCTGTCAGGATTTATCTTCTGCTGGTGCTGGGGCTGGTCTCGAAGGTGCTAGGTCTGGAACATTCTGGCCTTTTTGGAATCTTATTAAAAAATTGCGTCTGGAGAACAGAGTGCCCAAAATCGTAGTTTTAGAAAATGTTTGTGGAGCTTTAACTTCACATGAGGGTAAAGACTTCTCCGCAATTTGCAGTGCTATGCAAAAAGAAAATTATCTTTTTGGGGCTGTGGTCGTAGACGCAGTTGACTTTCTGCCACAGTCAAGGCCTAGATTGTTCTTTATAGGCGTACAAAAAGATTTGATTGATGTTTCATTTCTGACAAGGACAGAGCCTGATTCGAAATGGCATACAAAAGCGCTAATTAACGCACAAAAAAAATTGGAAGAGGCTGCAAAAAAATCATGGATTTGGTGGAATATTCCTTATCCTACAAAGAGAAAAAGCACTTTATTAGATTGCATAGAAGAAAACCCTGAAAGTGTTAAGTGGCATTCTCCTGCGGAAACACAACGATTGATTAGTTTAATGAGCCGCGCTAACCTATCTAAGCTGCAAAAGGTTAAAGAATTTGGAAAGCCCAAAATAGGGACTATATATAAGCGCACAAGAAAAGACGAGAACGGGAATAAAGTACAACGTGCTGAAGTAAGATTTGATAATATTTCGGGATGCTTGAGAACACCCTCAGGTGGGTCTAGTCGCCAAATAATGATCTTTGTTGATAACGAATCTGTTCAATCTAGGTTAATTTCGGCAAGAGAAACTGCAAGGTTAATGGGATTGCCGGATGACTATAGGCTTCCCCCAAAATATAATGACGCTTATCATTTAACAGGTGACGGTGTGGTTGTACCTGTTGTTAGTTTTTTAAGTCGACATGTTTTAGAACCGATTCTTTTAAACCTTAAGAAATCCCAAAAAGCAGCTTGA
- a CDS encoding DUF4928 family protein has translation MSTLNSELDRFYVDHKFNSKGKLSVALVITEHAKKRGLPLDAELLLTEGGGQVYGLGKGAVQSILARHGIDKVLAQEGGRTSRGSIGNMREYVGFLNTFSENELEVIERFWIEKVKIFFSGKPLKIRLDNSQSLRSMIRDLIQQAESRQKDSQGVYYVGAILQHLVGAKLDCALGIGHFSHNSFSTSDAQTGRNGDFFIGNVALHVTTSPTESIISRCQDNLERGHRPIIVTTKRGITLAEGLAENANLAARIDVFEIEQFIALNLYEFAKFDERGRTIAVSDLVGKYNEIVMQFETDPSLLIELQ, from the coding sequence ATGTCAACACTAAATAGCGAATTGGATAGGTTTTACGTAGATCATAAATTTAATTCCAAAGGAAAACTTAGCGTCGCTTTGGTGATAACAGAGCATGCAAAAAAAAGAGGGCTACCATTAGATGCAGAATTGCTATTGACAGAAGGAGGGGGACAGGTTTACGGATTAGGAAAAGGTGCGGTTCAAAGTATATTGGCAAGACATGGTATCGATAAAGTATTGGCGCAAGAGGGAGGCCGAACCAGCCGTGGTAGTATTGGCAATATGCGTGAATATGTAGGGTTTCTGAACACATTTTCGGAGAATGAACTCGAGGTTATCGAACGTTTTTGGATCGAAAAGGTAAAAATATTTTTCTCAGGTAAACCTCTCAAGATTAGACTAGACAATTCTCAAAGCTTGAGAAGTATGATTAGGGATCTAATTCAACAGGCGGAATCTCGTCAAAAAGATTCGCAGGGTGTATATTATGTGGGTGCTATTTTGCAACACCTTGTTGGAGCAAAATTAGATTGTGCTTTAGGTATCGGGCATTTTTCTCATAACAGTTTTTCCACTTCGGATGCGCAGACCGGAAGAAATGGTGATTTCTTTATTGGCAATGTCGCTTTACATGTAACAACTTCTCCTACAGAATCGATCATTTCTCGCTGTCAGGATAACTTAGAAAGGGGACATCGTCCTATAATAGTGACTACCAAAAGAGGAATAACCTTAGCCGAGGGACTTGCAGAAAACGCGAATCTGGCTGCCAGGATTGATGTTTTTGAAATCGAACAATTTATTGCACTTAATCTTTATGAGTTTGCGAAGTTTGATGAGCGAGGTAGAACTATTGCGGTTAGTGATCTTGTAGGCAAGTATAACGAGATTGTTATGCAATTTGAAACTGATCCAAGTTTGCTTATCGAACTTCAATAA